A region of Nakaseomyces glabratus chromosome M, complete sequence DNA encodes the following proteins:
- the RPS6B gene encoding 40S ribosomal protein eS6 (CAGL0M06303g~Ortholog(s) have structural constituent of ribosome activity, role in maturation of SSU-rRNA from tricistronic rRNA transcript (SSU-rRNA, 5.8S rRNA, LSU-rRNA) and cytosolic small ribosomal subunit, small-subunit processome localization) yields the protein MKLNIAYPVNGTQKTVEVDDEHRVRVFYDKRIGQEIEGEAVGDEFKGYTFKITGGNDKQGFPMKQGVLLPTRVKLLLAKGHSCYRPRRSGERKRKSVRGAIVGPDLAVLSLVIVKKGEQELEGVTDATVPKRLGPKRANHIRKFFGLTKEDDVRDFVIRREVTKGEKTYTKAPKIQRLVTPQRLQRKRYQRNLKVRNAQAQREAAAEYAQLLAKRLAERKAEKAETRKRRASSLKA from the exons ATGAAG TTGAACATTGCTTACCCAGTTAATGGTACTCAAAAGACCGTCGAAGTCGATGACGAACACCGTGTCCGTGTCTTCTACGACAAGAGAATCGGTCAAGAAATCGAAGGTGAAGCTGTCGGTGATGAATTCAAGGGTTACACCTTCAAGATTACCGGTGGTAACGACAAGCAAGGTTTCCCAATGAAGCAAGGTGTCTTGTTGCCAACCAGAGTTAAGCTTTTGTTGGCTAAGGGTCACTCCTGTTACAGACCAAGACGTTCTggtgaaagaaagagaaagtCTGTCAGAGGTGCCATTGTTGGTCCAGATTTGGCTGTCTTGTCTTTGGTCATCGTCAAGAAGGGTGAACAAGAACTAGAAGGTGTCACTGATGCTACTGTTCCAAAGAGATTGGGTCCAAAGAGAGCTAACCACATCAGAAAGTTCTTCGGTTTGACTAAGGAAGATGATGTCCGTGACTTCGTTATCAGAAGAGAAGTTACCAAGGGTGAAAAGACCTACACTAAGGCTCCAAAGATCCAAAGATTGGTTACTCCACAAAGATTGCAAAGAAAGAGATACCAAAGAAACTTGAAGGTCAGAAACGCTCAAGCTCAAAGAGAAGCTGCTGCTGAATACGCTCAATTGTTGGCTAAGAGATTGGCTGAGAGAAAGGCTGAAAAGGCTGAAACCAGAAAGAGAAgagcttcttctttgaaggCTTAA
- the SMP1 gene encoding Smp1p (CAGL0M06325g~Ortholog(s) have DNA binding, bending, sequence-specific DNA binding activity, role in positive regulation of transcription from RNA polymerase II promoter in response to osmotic stress and cytoplasm, nucleus localization), translating into MGRRKIEIEPITDSKTRGITFLKRKAGIFKKAHELSVLCNVDVAVVVLGANGTFYEFSSVEMDELLRYYTDQNGMGLLHIKTEPSAYGDGYKKTPTVKYQGTRHLKRGRRLAKTKSVDLNQIRRASVGAPDNSTVNASSETNKKRQIKDEEGNGVDDDLNNAAVKLRKLTHARHHSTGNSLLPQMDSNVKLGSLAFDSHERDSDLKLTRTRSFPFVGDISTEKVTQTNEQLEKAAPKFIVNSPPGSLNRESSHSNYMRPATNFNMGRSSTNGSTSKKLKPILKLNIPIDNTNAANGVRNYSNQHASNSAENDLPKHIIRTPFQGSNFRVSPNVKHEGSYFKNENIIDSENGNSKLTFSYGNDKNIKNQFRPPFFGSMKGNNSAGGSNNIAGSPTNQYLITPLQQMNPNRVPLYKGAATTNSGSSLSTSLNMNGEVSTPNTANGNTASQRQLFGAFYSSGADSGKLHKNDKPNMFSNNQGDENDDVEGQDDVGQETRSENTSMAMNRNIMPATTPIGPESSSQPLKMGPDFLGSTNSPNTSTMLFPDWNLSATGTNFSGQNFLNSAGPKSGNIFGFPPLANYPFVGTGYGNSSNNSNNNNNNNGNNTNSNSNNQSINGGNPSKISGSELSPYLPHLHTPYPGKIFQFNNNDTNESYQASK; encoded by the coding sequence ATGGGGCGCAGGAAGATAGAGATCGAGCCGATTACGGACTCGAAGACTAGAGGCATAACCTTCTTGAAGCGTAAAGCGGGTATATTTAAGAAGGCACATGAGCTGAGCGTGCTGTGCAATGTGGATGTGGcggtggtggtgctggGTGCCAACGGGACGTTCTACGAGTTCAGCAGTGTCGAGATGGACGAGCTCCTGCGGTACTACACGGATCAGAACGGGATGGGCCTGCTTCATATAAAGACCGAGCCTTCTGCTTACGGTGACGGGTACAAGAAGACGCCTACGGTGAAGTACCAAGGCACAAGACACCTGAAACGTGGTCGTAGGCTGGCCAAGACCAAGAGTGTGGACTTGAACCAGATTAGAAGAGCTTCAGTGGGTGCCCCAGACAACTCTACTGTGAATGCCAGCTCAGAAACGAACAAGAAACGCCAGATCAAGGACGAAGAAGGAAACGGTGTGGATGACGACCTAAATAACGCCGCGGTCAAGTTGAGAAAGCTGACTCACGCAAGGCATCACAGTACCGGAAACTCATTGCTACCACAAATGGATAGCAATGTGAAACTCGGTAGTCTGGCTTTTGACTCTCACGAACGTGATTCAGACTTGAAACTGACAAGAACCAGAAGCTTCCCATTTGTAGGTGACATATCAACCGAAAAGGTTACACAGACCAATGAGCAACTGGAAAAAGCAGCTCCAAAATTCATAGTGAATTCACCTCCCGGCTCTTTAAATAGAGAATCATCACATTCAAACTATATGAGACCAGCAACTAATTTTAACATGGGTAGATCATCAACCAATGGGTCCACTTCCAAAAAACTAAAACCAATACTAAAACTTAATATTCCCATAGATAACACTAATGCAGCAAACGGTGTTAGAAATTACTCAAACCAACATGCCTCCAACAGCGCCGAGAATGACCTACCTAAACATATCATAAGGACACCCTTCCAGGGTTCTAACTTCCGTGTTTCACCTAACGTAAAGCATGAAGGTAGCTATTTCAAGAATGAAAACATTATTGACAGTGAAAACGGTAATTCAAAACTCACATTTTCATATGGCAACGATAAGAACATTAAGAATCAATTTAGGCCTCCGTTCTTCGGCTCAATGAAAGGCAATAACAGTGCCGGAGGTAGCAATAACATCGCTGGATCACCAACAAACCAGTACCTGATAACACCATTGCAACAAATGAATCCAAATAGAGTGCCCTTATATAAAGGTGCAGCAACAACTAATAGTGGCTCTTCTTTATCAACCTCACTAAACATGAATGGAGAAGTTAGCACACCTAATACTGCAAATGGAAATACTGCTTCACAAAGACAGTTGTTTGGAGCATTCTACTCCTCAGGGGCCGACTCTGGAAAGCTTCATAAGAATGACAAGCCTAATATGTTTAGTAATAACCAAggagatgaaaatgatgatgTTGAGGGTCAAGATGATGTAGGTCAAGAAACCAGAAGTGAGAATACAAGTATGGCAATGAACCGTAACATTATGCCTGCCACAACCCCTATAGGTCCTGAATCAAGTTCGCAGCCACTGAAAATGGGACCGGATTTCTTGGGTAGTACTAACTCTCCAAATACTTCTACAATGCTATTTCCAGATTGGAATTTGTCTGCGACAGGTACGAATTTTAGCGGACAGAATTTCTTGAACAGTGCCGGCCCAAAATCTGGTAATATATTCGGATTCCCACCTTTGGCTAATTATCCTTTTGTGGGTACAGGATACGGAAACAGTAGCAATAATAgtaacaacaacaacaacaacaacggTAACAACACtaacagcaacagcaacaaccaAAGTATTAATGGAGGAAACCcttcaaaaatttctgGTTCAGAATTAAGTCCGTATCTTCCACACCTACATACCCCTTATCCAGGTAAAATTTTCCAGTTCAATAACAATGATACAAATGAAAGTTACCAGGcttcaaaatga